A portion of the Cryptomeria japonica chromosome 5, Sugi_1.0, whole genome shotgun sequence genome contains these proteins:
- the LOC131072699 gene encoding uncharacterized protein LOC131072699, which translates to MADQQPNQTLEAPDAQNPTAHENNGENNSYWCYQCNKLVNLEPHEEGSQILCSECHGGFVEARTTAEVTPNDHRANSRARRQRSGRIERGDITYQRNVLRVLRMLTELTQSSPRIQRARVARDGTLGETRSQGGSQPDSQEGSLVVSQPNIGHLQSDFLDSQPNLGHTQDASVDNESSLGQTQTAFGDNQQNFGHSQAAFIDNLTILGNPQSESNDNHTNLGQPQSESDDNQANLVRAGASENGNDEVIEASDFLDEGNEEDDDNVLNIELDMWDSFGYDDDDEDDDDADEEDEEENDAWEEVGEGDTAEGQGEEGADDVGAGLSSGETNGAGVEGQRRPNARRDVLRLRIRDWTSLSRGATLETSGRSIDWHDIMQGLEDNTIELRLSLPEEDTYVGNPADYVDDAGYEILLQNFAENDNTHRGAPPAAKSAIEGLPAVEICQEDIESGAALCAICKDMIPLGETGKRLPCQHLYHGDCIIPWLSSRNSCPICRYELPTDDADYEEQKKQHTVIQSTNSDSGMASP; encoded by the coding sequence ATGGCCGATCAACAACCAAACCAGACCTTGGAGGCTCCAGATGCCCAAAATCCAACCGCCCACGAAAATAATGGAGAGAACAATTCATATTGGTGTTATCAATGCAACAAACTGGTTAATCTGGAACCCCATGAAGAGGGATCCCAGATTCTTTGTAGCGAATGTCACGGTGGGTTTGTGGAGGCTAGAACTACTGCTGAGGTTACGCCTAATGACCATAGGGCAAATAGCAGGGCTAGGCGCCAGAGGTCTGGAAGGATTGAGAGGGGTGATATTACTTATCAGAGGAATGTACTCAGGGTTTTGAGAATGTTGACAGAGCTTACTCAGTCAAGTCCTAGGATCCAACGGGCACGAGTAGCTAGGGATGGAACCTTGGGGGAAACAAGGAGCCAGGGCGGAAGTCAGCCGGATTCCCAGGAGGGGTCTCTTGTGGTCAGTCAGCCAAATATAGGACACCTGCAATCTGATTTTCTTGATAGTCAGCCAAATCTGGGGCACACACAAGATGCATCCGTTGATAACGAGTCAAGCTTAGGCCAAACACAGACTGCATTTGGTGATAATCAGCAAAATTTTGGCCATTCACAAGCCGCATTTATTGATAATCTGACAATTTTGGGAAACCCACAATCTGAATCTAATGATAATCACACAAATTTGGGACAGCCACAATCTGAATCTGATGATAATCAGGCTAATTTAGTTCGTGCAGGTGCCTCAGAAAATGGAAACGATGAAGTTATCGAAGCCAGTGACTTTCTGGATGAGGGTAACGAGGAGGATGATGACAATGTTCTGAATATTGAATTAGATATGTGGGATTCATTTgggtatgatgatgatgatgaggatgacgatgatgcAGATGAGGAAGATGAGGAAGAAAACGATGCATGGGAAGAGGTTGGTGAAGGGGATACTGCAGAAGGACAAGGTGAAGAAGGTGCTGATGATGTAGGGGCTGGTTTGAGCTCTGGGGAAACTAACGGGGCTGGCGTGGAGGGACAAAGGAGGCCGAATGCGAGGAGGGATGTTTTGAGACTACGCATAAGGGACTGGACCTCATTATCTCGTGGGGCAACACTTGAAACATCAGGAAGAAGTATTGATTGGCACGACATAATGCAAGGTCTGGAGGACAATACTATCGAGTTGAGATTGAGTCTTCCTGAAGAGGATACATATGTGGGTAATCCAGCAGACTATGTTGATGATGCTGGCTATGAAATTCTGCTTCAGAATTTTGCTGAAAATGACAATACTCACAGAGGTGCTCCTCCAGCCGCGAAATCTGCGATTGAGGGTCTGCCTGCAGTTGAAATATGCCAAGAGGATATTGAAAGTGGGGCTGCATTGTGTGCAATCTGTAAGGACATGATTCCTTTAGGGGAGACAGGGAAACGATTACCCTGCCAGCATCTCTATCATGGTGACTGCATCATCCCTTGGTTAAGTTCTAGAAATTCATGCCCAATATGTCGATATGAATTACCTACTGATGATGCCGATTATGAAGAACAGAAGAAGCAACACACTGTGATACAGTCTACAAATTCAGACTCTGGTATGGCATCACCCTAA